A region from the Desulfomarina profundi genome encodes:
- a CDS encoding MltF family protein, producing MKMVFKSVVVVTILLSALAGNMKDARGAEKFAEGIKNGLKELSTNDFNEMVERRVIRALVPYNKTFYFLDGATQRGITYDLMKHFEKLVNDRLKTRNLKVHILIIPTARDRLIPDLVRGRGDIAAGNLTITPERLKHVDFSDPFGKNINEIVVTAPSVSGVHSLADLSGREVHVRRSSSYYQSLLRLNRQFKTEGRELVRISEVSDYLEDEDLLEMVNVDLLPIIIVDSHKAVFWKQIFTKLMVHQNVAVSTGGKIGWAIRKNNPELKKMVNAFVKSSKKGTLLGNIIFKRYLKSVKYVKNHLQGEERKRFESTIDLFKKYGETYRFDWLMLVALAYQESKIDQSKRSQAGAIGVMQVLPSTAKDKNVNIPGIDKIDPNIHAGVKYLRFVVDRYFNEPGIDELNKGLFAFASYNAGPAKVVKMRRDAEKMGFDPNIWFNNVEVVAARRIGRETVQYVSNIAKYYTAYRLLMEQKKRRQKTLGNLVIEENLEQ from the coding sequence ATGAAAATGGTATTCAAATCAGTTGTTGTGGTTACAATTCTGTTGTCAGCGTTGGCAGGAAATATGAAAGATGCCAGGGGCGCTGAAAAATTTGCGGAAGGAATCAAGAATGGTTTAAAAGAGTTGTCCACCAATGATTTCAACGAGATGGTGGAAAGAAGGGTGATCCGGGCTCTGGTTCCGTACAATAAAACGTTTTATTTTTTAGATGGAGCAACCCAGCGGGGCATCACATATGACCTGATGAAACATTTTGAAAAGCTGGTCAATGACCGCCTGAAAACGAGAAATCTTAAAGTACATATTCTTATTATTCCGACAGCAAGAGATCGTCTGATTCCTGATCTTGTGCGAGGGCGTGGAGATATTGCGGCAGGAAATCTGACAATTACGCCGGAGCGTTTGAAACATGTGGATTTTTCTGATCCATTTGGAAAAAACATTAACGAAATTGTTGTTACTGCCCCTTCCGTATCGGGGGTTCATTCTCTTGCTGATCTCAGTGGTCGGGAAGTCCATGTTCGCAGGTCAAGCAGTTATTATCAGAGCCTGCTTCGTCTGAACCGGCAGTTTAAAACAGAGGGAAGGGAACTTGTAAGAATCAGTGAAGTTTCTGATTACCTGGAAGATGAAGATCTGCTTGAGATGGTTAATGTCGATCTTTTACCCATCATAATTGTTGACAGTCATAAGGCTGTTTTCTGGAAACAGATATTTACAAAACTGATGGTACACCAGAATGTGGCGGTCAGTACCGGAGGGAAAATAGGTTGGGCGATACGAAAAAACAATCCGGAATTGAAGAAAATGGTTAATGCCTTTGTGAAGAGCAGTAAAAAAGGCACGTTGCTGGGCAATATAATTTTCAAACGTTATCTGAAAAGTGTGAAATATGTAAAAAACCATCTTCAGGGAGAGGAACGTAAACGTTTCGAATCGACAATTGATCTGTTCAAAAAGTATGGCGAAACTTACAGATTTGACTGGTTGATGCTGGTTGCCCTGGCATATCAGGAATCGAAAATAGATCAATCGAAAAGGAGCCAGGCGGGGGCCATCGGCGTTATGCAGGTCCTTCCCTCTACAGCAAAAGATAAAAACGTGAATATTCCCGGGATAGATAAAATTGATCCAAATATTCATGCTGGAGTCAAATATCTCAGGTTTGTGGTTGATCGCTATTTTAATGAACCGGGTATTGATGAACTGAACAAAGGGTTGTTTGCGTTCGCGTCGTATAATGCAGGGCCTGCAAAAGTAGTGAAAATGCGTAGGGATGCCGAAAAAATGGGTTTTGACCCAAATATCTGGTTCAATAATGTTGAGGTGGTGGCCGCCCGGAGAATAGGTCGGGAAACCGTCCAGTATGTCAGTAATATAGCAAAATATTACACTGCATATCGGTTGCTTATGGAACAGAAAAAAAGACGGCAGAAAACACTCGGAAATCTGGTGATTGAAGAAAATTTGGAACAGTGA
- a CDS encoding helix-turn-helix domain-containing protein, with translation MVIQFPLTHEDLSFLTGSHRVSITRAMKALKDAGKIILEGKTLVIPA, from the coding sequence CTGGTTATCCAGTTCCCCCTGACCCATGAAGATTTAAGTTTTCTCACTGGTTCGCATCGAGTCAGTATTACACGGGCAATGAAGGCATTAAAAGATGCCGGTAAAATAATCCTTGAAGGAAAGACCCTGGTTATTCCCGCATGA
- a CDS encoding TRAP transporter small permease: MVFRWLADHLEELLGATLLTLMAILALANVVTRYIFHFPLAFTEEIEVNALVWLTLFGTSMAFRRRHHLRMLFFQDRLPDKMKTVLNLGISLLGASLFITLGYLGYLQILEEKILEITSESLDLPQWIYTLCIPIGCALIVFRILQAAVVELKEKN; the protein is encoded by the coding sequence ATGGTATTTCGCTGGTTAGCCGACCACCTGGAAGAACTGCTCGGTGCGACACTCCTGACCCTGATGGCCATCCTGGCACTTGCCAATGTGGTCACCCGGTATATTTTTCATTTCCCGCTGGCCTTTACAGAAGAAATTGAGGTAAACGCCCTCGTCTGGCTCACGCTCTTCGGCACCTCGATGGCCTTCAGGAGACGTCATCACCTGAGAATGCTGTTCTTTCAGGACAGGTTGCCTGACAAGATGAAAACAGTGCTCAATCTTGGCATCAGCCTCCTGGGGGCTTCTCTCTTCATCACCCTTGGCTACCTGGGTTACCTGCAGATCCTGGAAGAGAAAATTCTGGAGATCACCTCGGAATCACTGGACTTGCCCCAGTGGATCTACACACTCTGTATTCCCATTGGTTGCGCACTCATTGTCTTTCGTATTCTCCAGGCGGCAGTCGTCGAACTGAAGGAGAAAAATTGA
- the fusA gene encoding elongation factor G, whose translation MSKDLSKVRNIGISAHIDSGKTTLTERILFYTNRIHAIHEVRGKDGVGAKMDSMELEKERGITIQSAATYCTWKDININIIDTPGHVDFTVEVERALRVLDGAILVLCSVGGVQSQSITVNRQMTRYNVPRIAFINKCDRTGANPEKVTEQLRDKLELNAHMMQMPIGLENDLVGAVDLVTMKAVYYEGENGEIIREDEIPADMLEEAQERREALLEEISMFSDELMEALLEEGEIDTQLIHDAVRKGTLDLEFTPVFIGSAYKNKGVQTLLDAVAQYLPCPTEVENMALDLKNDEKEFPVSNDPEDPLIMLAFKLEDGRYGQLTYVRTYQGQLKKGDTVYNSRTGKKVKIGRLCRMHSDEMEEIESCGSGDIVALFGIDCASGDTFTSDEISCSMTSMHIPEPVISLAVIPVDNKAQVNMSKALNRFTKEDPTFRTYVDHETGETIVSGMGELHLEVYIERMKREYNAVVEVGAPQVAYRETISRRAEFNYTHKKQTGGSGQFGRVAGYMEPLEEGEYEFVDNIVGGVIPREFIGSCDKGFQKSLAKGSLCGAAITGVRCVINDGAYHAVDSSDVAFQLAAVGAFKEGYLKAKPMIMEPIMKVAVEGPSEFQGAIMGSINQRRGMIIGTSEEGNYTVIEAEVPLSEMFGYSTTLRSLTQGKAEFTMEFATFKPVPKSVSEELIKAYQEEKKNA comes from the coding sequence ATGAGTAAGGATTTATCAAAAGTAAGAAATATTGGTATCAGTGCCCATATTGATTCGGGAAAGACTACTTTGACCGAGCGTATTCTGTTTTATACTAACAGGATTCATGCGATTCATGAGGTTCGTGGGAAGGATGGTGTCGGTGCAAAAATGGATTCCATGGAACTGGAAAAGGAACGTGGAATCACGATCCAGTCAGCAGCAACATACTGTACCTGGAAGGATATAAATATCAACATCATTGACACTCCCGGCCACGTTGATTTTACGGTGGAGGTGGAGCGGGCTCTCAGGGTTCTGGATGGTGCCATCCTGGTTCTCTGCTCGGTGGGTGGAGTTCAGTCCCAGTCAATTACTGTAAACAGGCAGATGACCAGGTATAATGTTCCGAGAATCGCCTTCATTAATAAATGTGACCGAACGGGAGCGAATCCCGAAAAGGTGACGGAACAGCTTCGGGATAAGCTTGAACTTAATGCTCACATGATGCAGATGCCCATCGGTCTGGAAAATGATCTGGTAGGTGCTGTAGACCTCGTTACCATGAAAGCCGTCTATTATGAAGGGGAGAATGGTGAAATTATTCGTGAAGATGAGATCCCCGCGGATATGCTGGAAGAGGCTCAGGAAAGGCGTGAAGCCCTTCTTGAAGAGATCTCCATGTTTTCCGATGAACTGATGGAAGCACTGCTGGAAGAGGGTGAAATAGATACCCAGCTTATTCATGATGCGGTACGTAAAGGAACCCTGGATCTGGAATTCACTCCCGTTTTTATAGGATCCGCTTATAAGAACAAGGGAGTGCAGACCCTGCTGGATGCTGTCGCTCAATACCTGCCTTGTCCCACGGAAGTTGAGAATATGGCCCTTGATCTGAAGAACGATGAAAAGGAATTTCCGGTAAGCAATGATCCGGAAGATCCGCTGATCATGCTGGCATTTAAACTGGAAGACGGGCGTTATGGGCAGTTGACCTATGTCCGGACTTACCAGGGGCAGTTAAAAAAGGGTGATACCGTATACAATAGTAGGACTGGTAAAAAAGTGAAAATAGGCAGACTCTGTCGAATGCACTCAGACGAGATGGAGGAGATCGAATCATGTGGTTCCGGAGATATCGTGGCCCTTTTTGGTATTGACTGTGCTTCCGGGGATACCTTTACTTCGGATGAAATTTCCTGTTCCATGACTTCCATGCATATTCCTGAGCCGGTAATTTCCCTGGCGGTTATACCTGTGGATAACAAGGCACAGGTCAATATGTCCAAGGCTCTCAACAGGTTTACCAAGGAAGATCCCACTTTCAGGACCTATGTGGACCATGAAACCGGCGAAACCATTGTTTCCGGTATGGGTGAGTTGCATCTGGAAGTATATATTGAACGGATGAAGCGGGAGTACAACGCTGTTGTTGAAGTGGGTGCACCCCAGGTTGCCTACCGGGAAACTATTTCCCGTCGTGCCGAGTTCAATTATACTCACAAGAAACAGACTGGTGGCTCAGGACAGTTTGGTCGCGTTGCCGGCTATATGGAACCCCTGGAAGAGGGTGAATATGAATTTGTAGATAATATCGTGGGAGGTGTTATTCCGCGGGAATTTATCGGATCCTGTGACAAGGGTTTTCAGAAGAGCCTTGCCAAAGGTTCACTCTGTGGGGCGGCAATTACCGGTGTGCGTTGTGTCATCAATGATGGTGCATATCATGCGGTCGATTCCTCGGATGTGGCTTTTCAGCTTGCGGCCGTGGGAGCCTTCAAGGAAGGTTATCTCAAGGCCAAGCCCATGATCATGGAACCAATTATGAAGGTTGCAGTGGAAGGGCCGTCGGAATTTCAGGGTGCCATCATGGGCAGTATTAACCAACGCCGTGGTATGATTATCGGTACTTCTGAAGAAGGCAACTACACAGTAATTGAAGCTGAAGTACCTTTGTCAGAAATGTTCGGTTATTCCACAACGCTTCGTTCTCTTACCCAGGGGAAGGCGGAATTCACCATGGAGTTTGCCACCTTCAAGCCTGTACCGAAAAGTGTCAGTGAAGAATTGATCAAGGCCTATCAGGAAGAGAAGAAGAACGCTTGA
- a CDS encoding DctP family TRAP transporter solute-binding subunit codes for MKNRLLLFPVLSLVILSLSMVTAAEAAYKKEYKMSVVVGPKLPWGAGATKFTELVREKTGGRINIKVYTSSSLMAGKQTNEFLIHRQGVADFCFASTINWSTTIKPLNLFNLPFFFPDYKALDAVTQGETGKKIALLLKKKGVTLLAWGENGFREITNSKHAITKPEDMKGLKIRVVGTPLFIDTMKALGANPVNMNWGDAQVAFQQGVVDGQENPVVGVEIPVKIWQFHKYATIWHYVIDPLMLTVNNKVMESFSAEDQKIIQEAALEAAGEQLTTVRKGLIAPDLSALKILENNGMKVTVLDQAMRNSFKSKTLGVYQKWVPKIGEELVKSAEQAIAATR; via the coding sequence ATGAAAAACCGATTACTGCTGTTTCCCGTTCTGTCACTGGTAATATTGTCCCTTTCCATGGTCACTGCAGCTGAAGCTGCCTATAAGAAAGAGTATAAAATGAGCGTGGTGGTCGGCCCCAAGCTTCCCTGGGGTGCCGGAGCCACGAAATTCACCGAACTTGTCCGGGAAAAAACTGGTGGACGGATCAATATAAAAGTCTACACGTCCTCCTCGCTCATGGCCGGTAAACAGACCAATGAATTCCTCATACATCGTCAGGGCGTGGCCGATTTCTGTTTCGCCTCCACCATCAACTGGTCAACCACCATAAAACCGCTCAATCTCTTTAACCTGCCATTCTTTTTCCCTGATTATAAAGCTCTGGATGCTGTTACCCAGGGGGAAACAGGAAAGAAAATAGCCCTCCTTCTCAAGAAAAAAGGAGTGACTCTTCTCGCCTGGGGAGAAAACGGTTTCAGGGAAATAACCAACTCAAAACATGCCATTACAAAACCTGAAGACATGAAAGGACTCAAGATCAGGGTTGTAGGTACACCACTTTTCATTGATACCATGAAAGCCCTCGGAGCAAATCCGGTCAACATGAACTGGGGTGACGCCCAGGTGGCTTTCCAACAGGGAGTGGTTGACGGTCAGGAAAATCCGGTGGTGGGCGTGGAAATACCCGTTAAAATATGGCAGTTTCATAAATATGCGACCATCTGGCACTATGTTATTGATCCACTGATGCTCACCGTCAACAATAAAGTCATGGAAAGTTTTTCTGCCGAAGACCAGAAAATCATACAGGAAGCAGCTCTGGAAGCAGCCGGCGAGCAGCTGACAACAGTTCGTAAGGGACTTATCGCACCTGATCTTTCCGCGTTGAAAATTCTTGAGAACAACGGTATGAAAGTCACAGTGCTTGACCAGGCCATGCGCAACAGTTTTAAGTCAAAAACACTCGGTGTTTACCAGAAATGGGTACCGAAAATTGGGGAGGAACTGGTAAAGAGTGCTGAACAGGCCATTGCCGCCACAAGATAA
- a CDS encoding TRAP transporter large permease: MGVLLFLLFFILLLAGTPIAIAFGIPSFLLIWYGDLGVPVIAPNFFAGIAKFPLLAIPLFVLAGYILERCGISGRIIHFANLLVGRRRGGLAIVAIGVCVFFGGVSGSGPADSAAIGAILIPAMYAQGYSRGYSAALIAAAGSTAIIVPPSIALIIYGAITSTSVPALFAAGAVPGFLAGISLLLPAILIARKEGYGSPREGEQDKTSLLTAFREAFWGLLAPIIILGGLYGGIFTPTEAAVVAVFYSLLLGTVIYRSLTLKTIYTILVDASETSAVVMLIVAFAGLFSWAGSTIGILDSLAVNLMAVSDNQWIVLLVINLLIFIGGMLIDAISIFYIFLPIFMPIIQHFGWDPVWFGVVMTLNLAIGQFTPPVAVNLYVTTQLADIRLEETFRAVWPMVLAMAAALVVVALFPSLSLVIPDFFGLM; the protein is encoded by the coding sequence ATGGGTGTTCTCCTTTTTCTCCTTTTTTTTATCCTCCTTCTTGCCGGCACACCCATTGCCATAGCATTTGGCATCCCCAGTTTTCTTCTTATCTGGTATGGAGACCTGGGGGTTCCGGTTATCGCTCCCAATTTCTTTGCCGGTATCGCTAAATTTCCCCTACTTGCCATCCCTCTTTTTGTGCTGGCCGGCTATATCCTTGAGCGTTGCGGCATATCCGGGCGCATTATTCATTTTGCCAATCTGCTGGTGGGAAGACGGCGGGGAGGTCTGGCCATCGTGGCCATAGGTGTCTGCGTTTTTTTCGGTGGTGTTTCAGGATCGGGTCCTGCCGACTCTGCCGCAATTGGAGCTATTCTCATTCCCGCCATGTATGCACAGGGATACAGCCGTGGCTACAGTGCCGCACTTATAGCAGCAGCAGGCTCAACCGCCATAATTGTCCCGCCATCCATTGCCCTTATAATCTATGGTGCCATTACATCCACTTCGGTTCCGGCACTTTTTGCCGCAGGTGCTGTTCCCGGCTTTCTGGCCGGGATATCGCTGCTTCTCCCGGCCATTCTTATCGCCAGAAAAGAGGGTTATGGCTCCCCACGGGAGGGGGAACAGGATAAGACATCTCTTCTGACAGCCTTCCGGGAAGCTTTCTGGGGACTGCTGGCCCCGATAATCATCCTCGGCGGACTCTATGGAGGAATTTTTACACCGACGGAAGCGGCTGTCGTTGCGGTTTTCTACAGCCTGCTCCTGGGGACTGTAATCTACAGGAGCCTCACATTAAAAACCATTTATACGATTCTCGTTGACGCCAGTGAAACTTCAGCTGTCGTCATGCTGATTGTCGCCTTTGCCGGCCTTTTTTCCTGGGCTGGGTCGACCATCGGTATTCTCGACAGCCTCGCTGTAAATCTCATGGCTGTCTCCGATAACCAGTGGATCGTCCTGCTAGTCATCAACCTGCTTATATTCATCGGTGGGATGCTGATTGATGCCATCAGTATTTTCTATATTTTTCTCCCTATCTTCATGCCGATAATTCAGCACTTCGGCTGGGATCCTGTCTGGTTCGGAGTGGTAATGACATTGAATCTTGCCATCGGCCAGTTCACCCCACCAGTAGCCGTCAATCTCTATGTGACCACCCAACTTGCCGATATTCGGCTGGAAGAAACATTCAGGGCTGTATGGCCGATGGTACTGGCAATGGCAGCCGCACTTGTAGTTGTAGCACTGTTCCCTTCACTTTCCCTGGTTATTCCAGACTTCTTCGGCCTTATGTAA
- a CDS encoding bacteriohemerythrin, whose protein sequence is MRWRNMSLMAKLGIGFGTVLLLMSVISIFSWRGFANLENQVNRTEYFNSLSQLMLQKEVDHLKWQAMVADFLIHPEQTTLSVETDDHKCKLGNWLYGEERKKAEKIIPELGQLITQLETAHSTLHGSARSIKQLDHSGNEKSNDYQQKVLKIYSNETLPALETVQTIMGKIREKIEKRAFQEDETLKNNSKFKARLIPILAVIAIIIGSLFNFFIGRNISSFLKQAVSLASHMADGNLTERLSIRQTDEIGQLAKALNNMADKISAMVQSITNEMHHLAASANEMSMISDGLASSASETAEQSNSVAASTDQMSSNMNSVAAASEEAATNVNIVATAAEEVTRTGKQIAERTVEARKVTSNAVTLAASSTDKVDLLGNAALEISKVTEVITEISEQTNLLALNATIEAARAGEAGKGFAVVANEIKELARQTADATGEIRNKIESIQNSTNETITEIKQISEVINKVENIVTDIDTAVDEQSATNSEIADNIMQAAQGIAEVNENVAQVSAAADNIAKDIAGVSNVSGELVQTSNRVKQSAGDLTGISLELQNHVSQFKIPDQTEQNGATHDLAANTPDLIPWSQSLSVGLNYIDNQHKVLIKLINDLHRAMKTGKSTSTSGAILDQLIEYTETHFSNEERLFKKFKYPEYENHKKVHASLVSQVKDLKGQFMAGDGTLSVELMEFLQSWLKDHILKVDKRYVPFLRENGIT, encoded by the coding sequence ATGCGCTGGCGTAATATGTCACTAATGGCAAAACTTGGTATCGGATTCGGAACAGTTCTCCTGTTAATGTCTGTAATCAGTATTTTCAGCTGGCGCGGCTTTGCGAACCTCGAAAACCAGGTCAACCGGACAGAATATTTCAACAGTTTAAGCCAGCTGATGCTCCAGAAGGAGGTAGACCACCTGAAATGGCAGGCCATGGTTGCAGATTTTCTGATACATCCAGAACAAACTACACTGAGTGTTGAAACAGATGATCATAAGTGCAAACTCGGCAACTGGCTTTACGGTGAAGAAAGAAAAAAAGCGGAAAAGATAATACCTGAACTGGGCCAATTAATCACTCAGCTTGAAACAGCGCATTCCACTCTACATGGTTCTGCACGCTCCATCAAGCAACTAGACCATTCCGGAAATGAAAAGAGTAACGACTATCAACAAAAAGTTTTAAAAATATACAGTAACGAAACCCTTCCTGCCCTGGAAACAGTACAGACCATCATGGGAAAAATTCGTGAAAAAATCGAAAAACGGGCTTTTCAGGAAGACGAAACGTTAAAAAACAATTCAAAATTCAAGGCCAGACTTATCCCTATTCTCGCTGTTATTGCCATTATTATAGGATCTCTTTTTAATTTTTTTATTGGCAGAAACATTTCATCCTTTCTCAAACAGGCTGTTTCCCTGGCATCGCACATGGCTGACGGGAACCTGACCGAGCGCCTCTCCATCAGGCAGACCGATGAGATCGGACAACTGGCAAAAGCCCTGAATAATATGGCGGACAAAATCAGCGCCATGGTCCAGTCCATAACCAATGAAATGCATCATCTTGCTGCCTCTGCAAATGAAATGAGTATGATTTCCGATGGACTGGCGAGCAGTGCCAGTGAAACAGCAGAGCAGTCAAACAGTGTGGCTGCATCAACCGACCAGATGAGTTCCAATATGAACTCCGTGGCTGCAGCCAGTGAGGAGGCCGCAACAAATGTCAATATAGTTGCTACGGCAGCGGAAGAGGTGACCAGAACAGGTAAACAGATTGCAGAACGGACCGTTGAGGCGCGTAAGGTGACCTCCAATGCCGTCACCCTGGCAGCAAGCTCTACAGACAAAGTTGACCTGCTGGGCAATGCCGCACTTGAAATCAGTAAAGTCACTGAAGTCATTACAGAGATTTCCGAGCAGACCAATCTGCTGGCCCTCAATGCGACAATTGAGGCGGCAAGAGCGGGTGAGGCAGGTAAGGGCTTTGCTGTGGTGGCCAACGAGATCAAAGAGCTGGCCAGACAGACGGCTGACGCTACAGGAGAGATCAGAAATAAGATTGAATCAATCCAGAACTCCACAAATGAAACCATTACTGAAATCAAGCAGATTTCCGAAGTTATCAATAAAGTAGAGAATATTGTAACCGATATCGATACAGCCGTTGATGAGCAAAGTGCCACTAACAGTGAAATCGCCGACAATATCATGCAGGCGGCCCAGGGAATTGCCGAAGTCAATGAAAACGTGGCCCAGGTGTCGGCCGCAGCTGACAATATTGCAAAAGATATCGCAGGAGTCAGCAACGTTTCTGGAGAACTGGTTCAGACCAGTAACAGGGTAAAGCAGAGTGCCGGTGATCTTACGGGAATATCTCTGGAATTACAGAACCATGTGAGTCAATTCAAGATACCTGACCAGACTGAACAGAATGGGGCAACTCATGATTTGGCTGCCAACACACCTGACCTTATCCCCTGGAGCCAGAGCCTTTCCGTGGGGCTGAACTATATCGACAACCAGCATAAGGTATTAATTAAACTCATAAATGATCTGCACAGGGCGATGAAAACCGGTAAAAGCACATCCACTTCCGGTGCCATCCTCGACCAGCTCATCGAATATACAGAAACTCATTTCAGCAATGAGGAAAGACTTTTCAAAAAATTCAAGTACCCTGAATATGAAAATCATAAAAAAGTCCATGCCAGTCTTGTCAGCCAGGTAAAAGATCTCAAGGGCCAGTTTATGGCAGGAGACGGAACCCTTTCAGTGGAGTTGATGGAGTTTCTCCAGAGTTGGCTGAAGGACCACATCCTGAAAGTGGACAAGAGGTATGTACCTTTTCTCAGGGAAAACGGTATTACCTGA
- a CDS encoding PaaI family thioesterase: MIASLMDCHGAGTAAAAKARESGEPVSRFVTASLKIDFLKPTPIGVELEIRGKAVEIKGRKVIVDLRLLAGNTLCATGTTVMVEIPGKK, from the coding sequence ATGATTGCCTCTCTGATGGACTGTCATGGTGCAGGGACAGCAGCAGCAGCCAAAGCAAGGGAAAGCGGTGAGCCTGTTTCCCGTTTTGTAACAGCTTCCCTGAAAATTGATTTCCTCAAACCTACCCCCATTGGAGTCGAACTGGAAATACGTGGGAAAGCTGTAGAAATTAAAGGAAGAAAAGTAATTGTCGACCTTCGCCTTCTGGCCGGGAACACCCTCTGTGCCACAGGTACAACAGTTATGGTTGAAATACCCGGGAAAAAATAA
- a CDS encoding aminotransferase class I/II-fold pyridoxal phosphate-dependent enzyme codes for MTTYNPEEAMLQARREFGEHGGVAPSISRSATFTVLHPGTMPEIFEGLKGPEKDGCFLYSRHFNPTVDVLSRYLAAMEGTESAICTGSGMSAISCAILQICKGGDHIVSSETVYGGTHALLKSLLPQMNISTTFVDITDMDAVRKAVTPQTRIIFAETFGNPTLKLADIPALSTLTKQKGIKLVVDNTFSPLIVTPCHLGADVVVYSLTKYINGASDLIAGAVCAEKSFIQELMDLHTGRVMLLGPTMDPRVAFDIIQRMPHLPLRMREHSRRAMAMAEMLQEIGVKVFYPGLPSHPQHKLAEKIKNDTYGYGGILAIDCGSREKAELLMEILQNEEQFGLIAVSLGYFDTLISCSGSSTSSEIDMEEQLRMGLSPGLLRVAIGYTGPLEARLGQMKRAVQKILLS; via the coding sequence ATGACGACATACAACCCTGAAGAGGCAATGTTGCAGGCTCGGCGGGAATTTGGAGAGCATGGAGGTGTTGCACCTTCCATTTCACGCTCGGCTACATTCACTGTATTGCATCCCGGCACCATGCCGGAAATATTCGAGGGACTTAAAGGCCCGGAAAAGGACGGCTGTTTTCTTTACAGTAGACATTTTAATCCCACTGTAGACGTTCTCTCACGCTATCTGGCCGCAATGGAGGGAACTGAATCAGCCATCTGTACGGGCAGTGGCATGTCTGCAATTTCCTGCGCGATTCTCCAGATCTGCAAGGGAGGTGATCATATCGTATCCAGCGAGACAGTTTACGGGGGAACACATGCATTGCTCAAATCCCTGTTGCCCCAGATGAATATTTCAACAACGTTTGTGGATATCACTGATATGGATGCTGTCAGGAAAGCAGTTACACCACAGACTCGAATTATCTTCGCGGAAACTTTTGGTAATCCCACCCTGAAACTTGCCGATATCCCGGCTCTTTCAACCTTGACCAAACAAAAAGGGATTAAGTTGGTAGTGGATAATACCTTCTCGCCATTGATTGTTACACCTTGTCATTTAGGAGCTGATGTTGTGGTCTATTCTTTGACAAAATATATAAATGGCGCCAGTGATCTCATTGCAGGAGCTGTCTGCGCGGAAAAGAGTTTTATCCAGGAACTGATGGATTTGCACACGGGGCGTGTCATGTTGCTGGGCCCCACCATGGATCCTCGAGTGGCTTTTGATATTATACAGAGAATGCCACATCTTCCTCTTCGCATGAGGGAGCACAGCAGAAGGGCCATGGCCATGGCAGAGATGCTTCAGGAAATCGGGGTCAAAGTCTTTTATCCAGGTCTCCCCAGTCATCCTCAACATAAATTAGCCGAAAAAATAAAAAATGATACCTATGGTTACGGTGGAATACTTGCCATTGACTGCGGTTCCCGTGAAAAAGCTGAGTTGCTTATGGAAATTCTCCAGAACGAGGAACAATTTGGCCTGATAGCTGTTTCTCTTGGTTATTTTGACACTCTGATAAGCTGCTCGGGTTCTTCCACTTCTTCAGAAATCGATATGGAAGAGCAGCTCCGGATGGGTTTGTCTCCAGGGCTTTTACGGGTTGCAATTGGTTATACCGGTCCCCTTGAAGCCCGTCTCGGCCAGATGAAACGGGCTGTGCAAAAAATACTTCTGTCATGA